The following proteins are encoded in a genomic region of Labeo rohita strain BAU-BD-2019 chromosome 5, IGBB_LRoh.1.0, whole genome shotgun sequence:
- the LOC127165084 gene encoding uncharacterized protein LOC127165084 isoform X1: MVIRQELRRRCLMFVSMRNLFIFLVFQCIHEAWFQSCLSTGTDYVCKALPKDYPAGLTSVIIFVGGLGEISLSMFNSTNLASVNSLTMADQDITAIGPQTFDEFQNLKTLNLDNNHLSEVSSDWFSHQVTLEILRLTKNKITTLDHNSFDGMSNLLNLNLSQNQIHTITPNSFLGLGKLRELDLSNNALTHLSTDVFLPLNGTKIRLDGNPWDCSCSVYDFAKYLRGLQNASLLENELQVCCNSPPHLKAMPVWQVPECDTFTTMTPTTVSLTTGSPGTKNTATALISKPLTIGHSTLIILIVVLCALVLVICVLSALYHRKRERKHLHAVKPASEKSEMIRTSEATAKSNGQENRKVKSEMATKTQIATTEVLLRTNQMVARDEKISQIYHIYSSGQYDTREAIKRVRSAGAVLCRMEMFSKPTEAEAPTDEVGVRNDEYYNGWMTSEKQKDDMCVNIEEVEKLEDGEDVADEENDGFTDEVSNTTDNLESHDDLREKNEKSHEDLREKNEDADESANVDKDVLQHSVENHVLDHLPGAGSSQDVLHVKQSEETAENLPYLTIGADPENQTSGVDQCTAKRTSDGPLRPIRRVLTWPPTAVQWKKQWAQNQQVLNVFPQLIFVTGCRHEIRPLHPGISPVIFPTASQFNALEFLPEILSPMEDVRVAIDEDTYRASLESSNQRVLHFSAKECFTNTDLSPREDGRIITNEETWRSGLESTIFSDLSSKNSPIDENEACSELFSSFSFNPTFGGSKSKPAFGEEISKKDNVEKTQSVKTKTHRVHQSEQVASELQKQSRGAGKAARRSHRDRRQGQGQGQGQMCDGSDPRAPPVGGSPKDDSLLLGNEYTFIDLLHEVVENHGRWTRDRWRQTQKNKHKLKQSR, encoded by the exons ATGGTCATTAGACAAGAGCTTAGAAGACGTTGTTTGATGTTTGTCAGTATGCGCA atctttttatttttttggtgttCCAGTGCATACATGAGGCATGGTTTCAGTCCTGTTTGTCCACAGGAACGGACTATGTTTGCAAAGCATTACCAAAAG ATTATCCTGCTGGCTTGACCTCTGTGATTATCTTTGTGGGTGGTTTAGGAGAAATCAGCTTGTCTATGTTTAACAGCACCAATTTGGCCTCTGTGAACAGTTTGACTATGGCAGACCAAGATATCACAGCAATAGGACCGCAGACCTTTGACGAGTTTCAAAACCTCAAAACTCTCAATTTGGATAACAATCATCTCTCCGAAGTCTCATCAGACTGGTTCAGCCATCAGGTTACACTTGAGATACTCAgactgacaaaaaataaaatcactacACTGGATCATAATTCTTTTGATGGAATGTCAAACCTGCTCAACCTAAACTTATCTCAGAACCAGATTCACACTATAACCCCGAATAGCTTTCTCGGTCTTGGTAAACTGAGGGAGTTAGACCTGTCCAACAACGCACTGACACATTTGAGTACGGATGTGTTTCTTCCACTTAATGGCACAAAGATCCGTTTGGATGGAAATCCCTGGGATTGCTCCTGCTCTGTTTATGACTTTGCCAAATACCTGAGAG GTCTGCAGAATGCCTCTCTTCTGGAGAATGAACTGCAGGTGTGCTGTAATAGCCCTCCTCATTTGAAAGCTATGCCAGTATGGCAGGTACCAGAGTGTGACACCTTCACAACCATGACCCCGACCACTGTGAGCCTGACCACTGGAAGTCCTGGCACCAAGAACACAGCCACTGCATTAATAAGCAAACCTCTTACAATTGGACACTCaactttaatcattttaattg TGGTACTGTGTGCCCTGGTACTTGTCATCTGTGTCCTTTCAGCGTTGTACCACAGGAAACGAGAGAGGAAACATCTACATGCTGTAAAACCTGCTTCAGAGAAATCAGAAATGATCCGAACCAGTGAAGCAACTGCAAAGAGCAATGGACAAGAAAACAGGAAAGTGAAATCTGAAATGGCTACTAAAACACAAATTGCCACAACAGAGGTGTTATTGAGGACAAACCAGATGGTGGCTAGAGATGAGAAGATATCACagatttatcatatttattcatcAGGGCAATACGACACCAGAGAAGCCATTAAACGAGTGAGATCTGCCGGGGCGGTGCTGTGCAGGATGGAGATGTTTTCTAAACCGACAGAAGCAGAAGCGCCCACTGATGAAGTCGGGGTAAGGAATGATGAGTACTACAATGGATGGATGacctcagaaaaacaaaaggaCGATATGTGTGTTAATATTGAGGAGGTGGAGAAGTTGGAGGATGGAGAAGACGTTGCAGATGAGGAGAATGATGGATTCACTGATGAGGTCAGTAACACCACAGACAATCTAGAGTCACACGATGATCTTAGAGAGAAAAATGAGAAGTCACACGAGGACCTTAGAGAGAAAAATGAAGATGCTGATGAGAGTGCAAATGTAGACAAAGATGTTCTTCAGCATAGTGTGGAGAACCATGTGTTGGATCACCTTCCTGGAGCAGGAAGCAGTCAAGATGTTCTCCATGTAAAACAGTCTGAGGAGACTGCTGAGAACCTGCCTTATCTCACAATTGGTGCTGATCCAGAAAACCAGACCTCTGGAGTTGATCAGTGTACTGCTAAAAGAACATCTGATGGACCGTTAAGACCTATCCGGCGGGTACTGACTTGGCCTCCGACTGCGGTCCAGTGGAAGAAGCAGTGGGCTCAAAATCAACAAGTCCTCAATGTGTTCCCTCAGCTAATATTTGTAACCGGTTGCAGGCATGAAATCAGACCACTTCATCCAGGTATTTCTCCTGTAATCTTCCCAACCGCCTCACAGTTCAATGCACTAGAGTTTCTGCCGGAAATCTTGTCCCCAATGGAAGATGTCCGAGTTGCTATTGATGAGGACACTTACAGGGCAAGTCTTGAGTCATCTAATCAAAGAGTCCTGCATTTCAGTGCAAAAGAATGCTTCACTAATACTGATTTATCACCAAGGGAGGATGGAAGAATTATTACAAATGAGGAAACATGGAGGTCAGGTCTCGAGTCGACCATCTTTTCCGACTTGTCCTCCAAGAACTCGCCTATTGATGAAAATGAGGCCTGCTCTGAATTGTTCAGCAGTTTCAGTTTTAATCCAACTTTTGGTGGCAGCAAGTCAAAGCCTGCTTTTGGAGAGGAGATAAGCAAGAAAGATAATGTTGAGAAAACACAGAGCGTGAAAACAAAGACACACAGAGTTCACCAAAGTGAGCAGGTTGCATCAGAATTGCAGAAGCAGTCCAGGGGAGCAGGGAAAGCTGCACGGAGATCTCACAGAGACCGACGGCAAGGGCAAGGGCAAGGGCAAGGTCAGATGTGTGATGGTTCTGACCCAAGAGCGCCCCCTGTGGGAGGTTCTCCAAAAGATGACAGCCTGTTGCTGGGAAATGAGTACACCTTTATTGATCTGCTACACGAGGTAGTGGAAAATCACGGGCGCTGGACAAGAGACAGGTggagacaaacacaaaaaaacaaacacaaactcaAACAGAGTCGTTAG
- the LOC127165084 gene encoding uncharacterized protein LOC127165084 isoform X2: protein MFNSTNLASVNSLTMADQDITAIGPQTFDEFQNLKTLNLDNNHLSEVSSDWFSHQVTLEILRLTKNKITTLDHNSFDGMSNLLNLNLSQNQIHTITPNSFLGLGKLRELDLSNNALTHLSTDVFLPLNGTKIRLDGNPWDCSCSVYDFAKYLRGLQNASLLENELQVCCNSPPHLKAMPVWQVPECDTFTTMTPTTVSLTTGSPGTKNTATALISKPLTIGHSTLIILIVVLCALVLVICVLSALYHRKRERKHLHAVKPASEKSEMIRTSEATAKSNGQENRKVKSEMATKTQIATTEVLLRTNQMVARDEKISQIYHIYSSGQYDTREAIKRVRSAGAVLCRMEMFSKPTEAEAPTDEVGVRNDEYYNGWMTSEKQKDDMCVNIEEVEKLEDGEDVADEENDGFTDEVSNTTDNLESHDDLREKNEKSHEDLREKNEDADESANVDKDVLQHSVENHVLDHLPGAGSSQDVLHVKQSEETAENLPYLTIGADPENQTSGVDQCTAKRTSDGPLRPIRRVLTWPPTAVQWKKQWAQNQQVLNVFPQLIFVTGCRHEIRPLHPGISPVIFPTASQFNALEFLPEILSPMEDVRVAIDEDTYRASLESSNQRVLHFSAKECFTNTDLSPREDGRIITNEETWRSGLESTIFSDLSSKNSPIDENEACSELFSSFSFNPTFGGSKSKPAFGEEISKKDNVEKTQSVKTKTHRVHQSEQVASELQKQSRGAGKAARRSHRDRRQGQGQGQGQMCDGSDPRAPPVGGSPKDDSLLLGNEYTFIDLLHEVVENHGRWTRDRWRQTQKNKHKLKQSR from the exons ATGTTTAACAGCACCAATTTGGCCTCTGTGAACAGTTTGACTATGGCAGACCAAGATATCACAGCAATAGGACCGCAGACCTTTGACGAGTTTCAAAACCTCAAAACTCTCAATTTGGATAACAATCATCTCTCCGAAGTCTCATCAGACTGGTTCAGCCATCAGGTTACACTTGAGATACTCAgactgacaaaaaataaaatcactacACTGGATCATAATTCTTTTGATGGAATGTCAAACCTGCTCAACCTAAACTTATCTCAGAACCAGATTCACACTATAACCCCGAATAGCTTTCTCGGTCTTGGTAAACTGAGGGAGTTAGACCTGTCCAACAACGCACTGACACATTTGAGTACGGATGTGTTTCTTCCACTTAATGGCACAAAGATCCGTTTGGATGGAAATCCCTGGGATTGCTCCTGCTCTGTTTATGACTTTGCCAAATACCTGAGAG GTCTGCAGAATGCCTCTCTTCTGGAGAATGAACTGCAGGTGTGCTGTAATAGCCCTCCTCATTTGAAAGCTATGCCAGTATGGCAGGTACCAGAGTGTGACACCTTCACAACCATGACCCCGACCACTGTGAGCCTGACCACTGGAAGTCCTGGCACCAAGAACACAGCCACTGCATTAATAAGCAAACCTCTTACAATTGGACACTCaactttaatcattttaattg TGGTACTGTGTGCCCTGGTACTTGTCATCTGTGTCCTTTCAGCGTTGTACCACAGGAAACGAGAGAGGAAACATCTACATGCTGTAAAACCTGCTTCAGAGAAATCAGAAATGATCCGAACCAGTGAAGCAACTGCAAAGAGCAATGGACAAGAAAACAGGAAAGTGAAATCTGAAATGGCTACTAAAACACAAATTGCCACAACAGAGGTGTTATTGAGGACAAACCAGATGGTGGCTAGAGATGAGAAGATATCACagatttatcatatttattcatcAGGGCAATACGACACCAGAGAAGCCATTAAACGAGTGAGATCTGCCGGGGCGGTGCTGTGCAGGATGGAGATGTTTTCTAAACCGACAGAAGCAGAAGCGCCCACTGATGAAGTCGGGGTAAGGAATGATGAGTACTACAATGGATGGATGacctcagaaaaacaaaaggaCGATATGTGTGTTAATATTGAGGAGGTGGAGAAGTTGGAGGATGGAGAAGACGTTGCAGATGAGGAGAATGATGGATTCACTGATGAGGTCAGTAACACCACAGACAATCTAGAGTCACACGATGATCTTAGAGAGAAAAATGAGAAGTCACACGAGGACCTTAGAGAGAAAAATGAAGATGCTGATGAGAGTGCAAATGTAGACAAAGATGTTCTTCAGCATAGTGTGGAGAACCATGTGTTGGATCACCTTCCTGGAGCAGGAAGCAGTCAAGATGTTCTCCATGTAAAACAGTCTGAGGAGACTGCTGAGAACCTGCCTTATCTCACAATTGGTGCTGATCCAGAAAACCAGACCTCTGGAGTTGATCAGTGTACTGCTAAAAGAACATCTGATGGACCGTTAAGACCTATCCGGCGGGTACTGACTTGGCCTCCGACTGCGGTCCAGTGGAAGAAGCAGTGGGCTCAAAATCAACAAGTCCTCAATGTGTTCCCTCAGCTAATATTTGTAACCGGTTGCAGGCATGAAATCAGACCACTTCATCCAGGTATTTCTCCTGTAATCTTCCCAACCGCCTCACAGTTCAATGCACTAGAGTTTCTGCCGGAAATCTTGTCCCCAATGGAAGATGTCCGAGTTGCTATTGATGAGGACACTTACAGGGCAAGTCTTGAGTCATCTAATCAAAGAGTCCTGCATTTCAGTGCAAAAGAATGCTTCACTAATACTGATTTATCACCAAGGGAGGATGGAAGAATTATTACAAATGAGGAAACATGGAGGTCAGGTCTCGAGTCGACCATCTTTTCCGACTTGTCCTCCAAGAACTCGCCTATTGATGAAAATGAGGCCTGCTCTGAATTGTTCAGCAGTTTCAGTTTTAATCCAACTTTTGGTGGCAGCAAGTCAAAGCCTGCTTTTGGAGAGGAGATAAGCAAGAAAGATAATGTTGAGAAAACACAGAGCGTGAAAACAAAGACACACAGAGTTCACCAAAGTGAGCAGGTTGCATCAGAATTGCAGAAGCAGTCCAGGGGAGCAGGGAAAGCTGCACGGAGATCTCACAGAGACCGACGGCAAGGGCAAGGGCAAGGGCAAGGTCAGATGTGTGATGGTTCTGACCCAAGAGCGCCCCCTGTGGGAGGTTCTCCAAAAGATGACAGCCTGTTGCTGGGAAATGAGTACACCTTTATTGATCTGCTACACGAGGTAGTGGAAAATCACGGGCGCTGGACAAGAGACAGGTggagacaaacacaaaaaaacaaacacaaactcaAACAGAGTCGTTAG